One genomic window of Gracilinema caldarium DSM 7334 includes the following:
- a CDS encoding sugar ABC transporter substrate-binding protein produces MKKIVSFLLILGLAGSMAFASGSQQQAASGGKAPLIGLAMPETHVERWQKDGAALKADAEAKGYRAEVTYADADQSKQNQQIQDMLTKGAKLLVIGSVNEGVVSAVSDAAKEKVIVIAYDRLITGTADYDYYITFDNFKVGQFQGKALETALNLPAGSKDKPKYITLFAGSPTDNNAKVFFDGAMDVLKKYVDSGVLKIVGPAPLSSSDTANFTRITTENWRADVAKARMENLLNNDAKNVVLDGVLAPNDTLARAIIEACASDAKYAGGKLPVVTGQDGEVASIKAIKEGKQYMTVFKDTRNLAKAAIELADALLKGQTPNIPGARLDTTSYNTGKKVVKSYLLEPVVVTKDNYKQIMIDSGYYKASDIE; encoded by the coding sequence ATGAAGAAAATCGTATCATTTCTTTTGATTCTCGGTCTTGCAGGCTCAATGGCCTTTGCATCTGGTTCTCAGCAACAGGCTGCCAGTGGTGGAAAAGCTCCCCTTATTGGTTTAGCAATGCCTGAAACCCATGTTGAACGTTGGCAAAAAGATGGTGCTGCCTTAAAAGCTGATGCTGAAGCAAAAGGGTACCGGGCTGAAGTAACCTATGCTGATGCAGATCAGAGCAAACAAAATCAACAGATCCAGGATATGCTGACAAAAGGTGCAAAACTGCTCGTTATTGGTTCTGTTAATGAAGGTGTAGTATCCGCCGTATCCGATGCTGCAAAGGAAAAGGTAATTGTAATTGCATATGACCGGCTTATTACCGGTACTGCTGATTATGATTACTATATCACCTTCGATAACTTTAAAGTTGGCCAGTTCCAGGGTAAGGCACTGGAAACAGCATTGAACCTTCCTGCAGGTTCTAAGGATAAACCAAAATATATTACCTTGTTCGCCGGTTCACCCACCGATAATAATGCTAAGGTGTTCTTTGACGGTGCTATGGATGTTCTAAAGAAATATGTGGATAGTGGTGTTCTAAAAATTGTTGGTCCTGCTCCCTTAAGCTCCTCTGATACAGCTAATTTCACCAGAATCACTACTGAAAACTGGCGTGCTGATGTTGCAAAGGCTCGGATGGAAAACCTTCTGAACAATGATGCCAAGAATGTTGTTCTTGATGGTGTTTTGGCTCCTAACGATACTTTGGCACGAGCAATTATTGAAGCCTGTGCTTCCGATGCAAAGTATGCTGGTGGAAAACTGCCTGTAGTTACCGGTCAGGATGGTGAAGTTGCTTCTATAAAGGCAATTAAAGAAGGCAAGCAGTATATGACCGTATTCAAGGATACTCGCAACCTTGCAAAAGCAGCAATTGAATTGGCAGATGCCCTTTTAAAAGGACAAACCCCCAATATTCCTGGTGCACGGCTTGATACTACTTCCTATAATACCGGTAAAAAGGTTGTAAAATCCTATCTGTTGGAACCTGTTGTGGTAACCAAAGATAACTATA